From the genome of Mesorhizobium japonicum MAFF 303099, one region includes:
- a CDS encoding HpcH/HpaI aldolase/citrate lyase family protein produces the protein MRSLLFVPGDSARKQDKAMETGADLLILDLEDSVALSAKEDARKLTRAFVERNKGVGPLLYVRVNDLSTALTDADLEAVMPAAPDGIMLPKANHADHVTELSARLCLLEARHRIAEGETRILPLITETAEGVLNAPTHARPNTRLSGLTWGAEDLSASVGALVARDYRGCYTALFQHARTMAILAAAAAGVPAVDTVYPDFRNEEGFASDCAEAVRDGFTAKMAIHPGQVSVINAVFTPSPEAVAQAKEVVEAFARSVGAGVISLNGKMYDRPHLRLAERLLARLTLAL, from the coding sequence ATGCGCTCACTGCTTTTCGTTCCGGGCGACTCGGCCCGCAAGCAGGACAAGGCGATGGAGACGGGCGCCGACCTCCTGATCCTCGACCTCGAAGATTCGGTCGCGCTGTCCGCAAAGGAAGACGCGCGCAAGCTCACCCGCGCCTTCGTCGAACGCAACAAGGGCGTCGGACCGCTTCTCTACGTCCGCGTCAACGACCTCTCGACCGCTCTTACCGACGCTGATCTGGAGGCAGTGATGCCTGCTGCGCCCGACGGCATCATGCTGCCGAAGGCCAATCATGCCGATCATGTCACGGAACTCAGCGCGCGTCTGTGCTTGCTCGAAGCTCGTCATCGCATTGCCGAGGGCGAGACACGCATCCTGCCGCTCATCACGGAAACCGCCGAAGGTGTACTTAACGCGCCGACACACGCCCGCCCGAACACCCGCCTGTCTGGCTTGACCTGGGGCGCCGAGGATCTTTCTGCCTCGGTTGGAGCACTAGTCGCGCGCGACTATCGAGGCTGCTATACGGCGCTCTTCCAACACGCCCGAACGATGGCAATCCTTGCGGCGGCCGCTGCCGGCGTGCCTGCGGTCGATACCGTTTATCCCGATTTCCGCAACGAGGAAGGCTTTGCCAGCGATTGCGCCGAGGCAGTCCGCGACGGGTTCACCGCCAAAATGGCGATCCATCCGGGGCAGGTTTCCGTCATCAACGCCGTGTTCACGCCCTCGCCTGAAGCTGTGGCCCAAGCGAAGGAGGTGGTTGAGGCCTTCGCTAGGTCAGTCGGTGCTGGTGTCATCTCGCTCAACGGCAAGATGTACGATCGTCCCCATTTGCGTCTGGCTGAGCGGCTTCTTGCACGGCTGACCTTGGCTTTATGA
- a CDS encoding acetyl-CoA carboxylase biotin carboxylase subunit: MGKLFSKILIANRGEIACRVIRTARRLGMATVGVYSDADAKSLHVAMAGEAVHIGASPVAESYLKADRIIDAALKTGAQAIHPGYGFLSEAPDFVERVEAAGLVFIGPSASSIRAMGLKDAAKRLMEITGVPVVPGYHGEAQDPALLASRAIEIGFPVLIKARAGGGGKGMRRVETAGEFADALASAQREAKASFGDDKVLIEKYVEKPRHIEVQVFGDNHGNGVHLFERDCSAQRRHQKVIEEAPAPGMTPEMRVAMTHAAVKAAKAINYSGAGTIEFIVDASEGLRADRFWFMEMNTRLQVEHPMTEMVTGQDLVEWQIRVAAGELLPLTQDDIHLDGHAFEARLYAEDASRGFLPATGTLYHLRFPPEASSIRIETGVRQGDTISSFYDPMIAKIVTKGSDRKDALELLVSALAVTEVAGSTVNTAFLSALAQDEDFATGDVDTGLIARKQGALTALAEASARSKALAALRVASVDEATSNDPWASLTGYDHFGSTAKAISLGESGEISVSLTAETNGAWRAEVDEQTIRFSPTSLPEALASAVIWPGHVTVFDGAVSHTFIARDPLDEAADAYGGAGSLRAPMPGLVKLVRAKPGFKVSKGDPLLILEAMKMEHTITAPHDGTIAKIAAEGAQVADGTVLVRFEESGGN, from the coding sequence ATGGGCAAGCTGTTCTCAAAAATCCTCATCGCCAATCGCGGCGAAATCGCTTGCCGCGTCATCCGGACGGCGCGCAGGCTCGGTATGGCGACCGTCGGTGTCTACTCCGATGCCGACGCGAAATCGCTTCATGTAGCAATGGCCGGCGAGGCAGTGCATATCGGCGCCTCCCCCGTCGCCGAAAGCTACCTGAAGGCTGACCGCATCATCGACGCGGCTCTCAAGACCGGCGCGCAGGCGATCCACCCGGGCTATGGCTTCCTGTCGGAGGCCCCGGATTTCGTCGAGCGGGTGGAAGCGGCAGGACTGGTGTTCATCGGACCGTCGGCTTCGTCGATCCGCGCCATGGGTCTGAAGGACGCTGCCAAGCGCCTGATGGAAATAACCGGTGTGCCGGTCGTGCCGGGTTATCATGGCGAAGCGCAGGATCCTGCCTTGCTGGCCTCCAGGGCCATAGAGATCGGCTTTCCTGTCCTGATCAAGGCGCGTGCGGGAGGCGGCGGCAAGGGCATGCGCCGTGTCGAGACTGCCGGAGAATTCGCCGATGCGCTCGCGTCGGCGCAGCGCGAAGCGAAAGCCTCCTTCGGCGACGACAAGGTGTTGATCGAGAAGTACGTAGAGAAGCCGCGCCACATCGAGGTGCAGGTCTTCGGCGACAATCACGGCAATGGGGTCCATCTCTTCGAGCGCGACTGCTCCGCCCAGCGCCGCCACCAGAAGGTCATTGAGGAAGCGCCTGCCCCCGGCATGACGCCGGAGATGCGCGTGGCGATGACCCACGCCGCCGTGAAGGCCGCGAAGGCGATCAATTACTCCGGTGCCGGTACGATCGAGTTCATCGTCGACGCGTCGGAGGGCCTTCGCGCGGACCGATTCTGGTTCATGGAGATGAATACGCGTCTTCAGGTCGAACACCCTATGACGGAGATGGTGACCGGACAGGATCTCGTTGAATGGCAGATACGCGTCGCTGCTGGCGAGCTACTGCCGCTCACGCAAGATGACATCCATCTCGACGGGCACGCCTTTGAAGCGCGGCTCTACGCCGAAGACGCATCGCGCGGCTTCTTGCCGGCGACCGGCACATTGTATCATCTGAGGTTCCCGCCGGAAGCCTCGTCGATTCGCATAGAAACCGGTGTTCGACAGGGCGATACGATTTCATCTTTCTATGACCCGATGATCGCCAAGATCGTCACGAAAGGAAGCGACCGGAAAGATGCTCTAGAACTGCTTGTCAGCGCGCTGGCAGTCACTGAGGTTGCCGGCTCAACCGTTAACACCGCCTTCCTTTCGGCGCTTGCTCAGGACGAAGACTTCGCCACCGGCGATGTCGATACGGGCCTCATCGCGCGCAAGCAGGGGGCGTTGACCGCCCTGGCCGAAGCATCTGCTCGTTCGAAGGCGCTCGCAGCGCTCAGGGTCGCAAGTGTTGACGAGGCCACGTCGAATGACCCCTGGGCCAGCCTGACTGGCTACGACCATTTCGGATCGACTGCCAAAGCGATCTCGCTCGGCGAGTCCGGCGAGATCAGTGTTTCCCTAACTGCAGAGACAAATGGCGCTTGGCGCGCTGAGGTCGATGAACAGACTATCCGTTTCTCTCCCACGTCGCTGCCCGAAGCACTCGCATCGGCCGTCATCTGGCCCGGCCACGTCACCGTCTTCGACGGCGCGGTCAGCCACACCTTCATCGCCCGCGATCCTCTCGACGAAGCTGCCGATGCTTATGGTGGCGCCGGCAGCCTGCGCGCGCCGATGCCCGGTCTCGTCAAGCTCGTGCGCGCCAAGCCCGGCTTCAAGGTCAGCAAGGGCGATCCACTTCTTATCCTCGAGGCGATGAAGATGGAGCATACGATCACGGCACCTCATGATGGCACGATCGCCAAGATCGCCGCCGAGGGTGCGCAGGTCGCTGACGGAACCGTGCTTGTCCGCTTCGAAGAGTCGGGAGGAAACTGA
- a CDS encoding carboxyl transferase domain-containing protein, which yields MPVIRSSISTSSDPFRANAGRMRSLISDISEKAKSISLGGPDDARQRHLSRGKLLPRERLAQLLDTGSPFLEVGQFAAWGMYGDIIASAGMIAGVGRVESREVMIVVNDATVKGGTYYPLTVKKHLRAQEIARENNLPCIYLVDSGGANLPNQHEVFPDREHFGRIFYNQATMSAAGIPQIACVMGSCTAGGAYVPAMADESIMVRDQATIFLGGPPLVKAATGEDVSAEDLGGADVHTRQSGVADHYAQDDNHALAITRRIVRNLNRVKPSQLQLREPRPPLLNPLEILGVVPSDTRTPYDVREVITRVVDGSELDEFKANYGTTLVTGFAHIHGNGVLFSESALKGAHFIELCTQRKILLVFLQNITGFIVGRKYEAVGIAKDGAKLVAAVATAKVPKVTVIIGGSFGAGNYGMCGRAYSPRFLWMWPNARISVMGGEQAATVLALVKREGMERKGGSWSAEEEADFRRPILDKYEREGHPLYSSARLWDDGIIDPTKTREVLALSLSAALNAEIKDTKPGVWRM from the coding sequence GTGCCAGTCATCCGCAGTTCGATCTCAACTTCTTCTGACCCGTTCCGAGCCAACGCGGGTCGCATGCGGAGCCTGATCTCCGATATCAGCGAAAAGGCGAAGTCGATCAGCCTTGGTGGCCCTGACGACGCGCGCCAGCGCCACCTCTCCCGCGGCAAGCTCCTGCCGCGGGAGCGGCTCGCGCAACTTCTCGATACGGGCTCGCCCTTTCTGGAAGTCGGCCAGTTCGCCGCATGGGGCATGTATGGCGACATTATCGCGTCGGCAGGCATGATCGCAGGCGTCGGCCGCGTCGAGAGCCGGGAGGTCATGATCGTCGTGAACGACGCGACGGTGAAGGGCGGCACGTACTACCCGCTGACTGTAAAGAAGCATCTGCGGGCGCAGGAGATCGCGCGGGAAAACAACCTGCCCTGCATCTACCTAGTCGATTCCGGCGGCGCGAACCTGCCGAACCAGCACGAAGTGTTTCCCGACCGCGAGCACTTCGGCCGCATCTTCTACAATCAGGCAACAATGTCCGCTGCCGGCATCCCCCAGATCGCCTGCGTCATGGGTTCGTGCACGGCGGGCGGCGCCTACGTTCCCGCGATGGCCGACGAATCCATCATGGTCCGCGATCAGGCCACGATTTTCCTGGGCGGCCCGCCGTTGGTGAAGGCCGCGACGGGCGAGGATGTCAGCGCGGAGGATCTCGGCGGTGCGGACGTCCACACGCGCCAGTCCGGCGTCGCCGACCACTACGCGCAGGACGACAACCATGCGCTGGCGATCACGCGACGGATCGTGCGCAACCTCAACCGCGTAAAGCCTTCTCAACTGCAACTCCGCGAGCCGCGTCCGCCGCTGCTCAACCCGCTCGAGATCCTCGGCGTCGTGCCCTCCGATACGCGCACTCCCTACGACGTCCGCGAGGTCATCACCCGCGTAGTCGACGGCTCCGAGCTCGACGAATTCAAGGCGAATTACGGCACGACGCTCGTCACCGGCTTCGCGCATATCCACGGCAACGGAGTGCTGTTCTCGGAAAGCGCGCTGAAGGGCGCGCATTTCATCGAACTCTGCACGCAGCGGAAGATCCTGCTTGTGTTCCTGCAGAACATTACCGGCTTCATAGTCGGCCGGAAATACGAGGCGGTCGGCATCGCGAAGGACGGCGCGAAGCTGGTCGCAGCGGTCGCGACCGCCAAGGTGCCGAAAGTCACCGTCATCATCGGTGGCTCGTTCGGCGCCGGCAACTACGGCATGTGCGGCCGCGCCTACTCGCCGCGCTTCCTGTGGATGTGGCCGAATGCCCGCATATCCGTCATGGGCGGCGAGCAGGCGGCGACGGTGCTGGCGTTGGTGAAGCGCGAAGGCATGGAACGCAAGGGTGGCAGCTGGAGCGCCGAGGAGGAAGCCGACTTCCGCCGGCCGATCCTCGATAAATACGAGCGCGAGGGACACCCGCTCTATTCGTCCGCACGGCTTTGGGACGATGGCATCATCGACCCGACGAAGACGCGCGAGGTGCTGGCGCTGAGCCTCTCGGCCGCGCTCAATGCCGAGATCAAGGACACCAAACCCGGCGTTTGGAGGATGTGA